In Dryobates pubescens isolate bDryPub1 chromosome 8, bDryPub1.pri, whole genome shotgun sequence, a genomic segment contains:
- the MSL3 gene encoding male-specific lethal 3 homolog — MTSRGMKFKFHRGERVLCFEPDPTKAKVLYDAKIVDIVVGKDEKGRKIPEYLIHFNGWNRSWDRWAAEDHVLRDTDENRRLQRKLARKAVARMRRKGRKKRRCRLPGVDSVLKSLPAEENDESSENSISSSSSDDSDEGTDEEIKSEESDIEERTEMKEDQDTHTKRDMEERAISIEIPDVLKKKLEEDCYYINRRKRLVKLPCQTNIITILESYVKHFAINAAFSANERSRHHQMTAHANMNLHYVPPEKNVELCKEMVDGLRITFDFTLPLILLYPYEQAQFKKVTSSKFFLPIKENSTNTNRNQEELSPSPPLLNPPTPQSTDSQPTTGEPATPKRRKAEPEMMQSLRRSTRHSSNCDRLSESSASPQPKRRHLETPASMPKLFLHLEKKTPVHSGSSSPITLTPSKEGSAVFTGIEGRRNNELNEVLSWKLMPDNYPPSDQPPPPSYIYGSQHLLRMFVKLPEILGKMCFPDKNLKALVKHFEMFLRFLAEYHDDFFPESAYVAACEAYYSTKNPRAIY, encoded by the exons ATGACCTCGCGGGGAATGAAATTTAAGTTTCACCGAGGGGAGAGAGTTCTCTGCTTCGAGCCCGACCCCACCAAAGCCAAAGTGCTCTATGATGCCAAG ATCGTTGATATTGTTGTTGGGAAAGATGAGAAAGGCAGAAAGATTCCAGAATATCTGATCCATTTTAACGGTTGGAACAGAAG CTGGGATAGATGGGCAGCTGAAGATCATGTTCTTCGTGATACAGACGAAAACCGCAGATTACAGCGTAAATTGGCACGGAAGGCTGTGGCTCGCAT gagaagaaagggaagaaagaagaggcgTTGCAGGTTGCCTGGTGTTGACTCTGTATTAAAAAGCCTTCCTGCTGAAGAAAATGATGAGAGCAGTGAAAACT CTATAAGTAGTTCTTCTTCTGATGACAGTGATGAAGGAACcgatgaagaaataaaaagcgAAGAAAGTGACATTGAAGAAAGGACAGAAATG AAAGAAGACCAAGACACTCACACAAAAAGGGATATGGAGGAGCGAGCAATAAGCATAGAAATCCCAGACGTCTTGAAGAAGAAGCTTGAGGAAGATTGTTACTACATTAATAGAAGAAAACGG CTGGTGAAGCTGCCTTGTCAGACAAATATCATAACCATCCTGGAGTCATATGTGAAACATTTTGCTATTAATGCTGCCTTTTCAGCCAATGAAAGGTCTCGGCACCATCAAATGACTGCACATGCTAACATGAATCTTCATTATGTGCCACCAGAGAAGAA TGTTGAGCTGTGTAAAGAGATGGTGGATGGGCTGAGAATAACCTTTGACTTCACACTTCCATTAATTTTGCTCTACCCTTATGAGCAAGCTCAATTTAAGAAGGTGACTTCATCAAAATTCTTTCTTCCCATCAAAGAAAACTCAACAAATACAAACAG AAATCAAGAGGAGCTTTccccaagtcctcctctgcTGAATCCACCAACACCTCAGTCAACTGACAGCCAGCCTACAACAGGAGAGCCAGCCACCCCCAAAAGGCGAAAAGCTGAGCCTGAAATGATGCAGTCGCTGAGGCGATCCACACGCCACAGCTCCAACTGCGACAGGTTATCGGAAAGCAGTGCTTCTCCCCAACCCAAACGACGACACCTTGAGACCCCAGCTTCCATGCCAAAGCTCTTCCTGCACCTGGAAAAAA AAACACCTGTCCATAGTGGATCATCTTCTCCTATAACTTTGACTCCTAGCAAAGAGGGGAGTGCAGTTTTTACTGGCATTGAAGGTAGAAGAAACAATGAATTGAATGAG GTTTTATCATGGAAATTGATGCCAGACAATTACCCACCAAGTGAtcaaccaccacctccctcataCATCTATGGATCTCAACATTTGCTACGGATGTTTG TAAAGCTACCAGAAATACTGGGGAAGATGTGCTTTCCTGACAAAAACCTGAAGGCTTTAGTGAAACACTTTGAAATGTTTCTGAG GTTTTTAGCAGAATACCATGATGATTTCTTCCCAGAATCTGCTTATGTAGCTGCATGTGAAGCCTACTACAGTACTAAAAACCCCCGGGCCATCTACTGA